The Primulina eburnea isolate SZY01 chromosome 13, ASM2296580v1, whole genome shotgun sequence genome includes a region encoding these proteins:
- the LOC140809130 gene encoding protein PHYTOCHROME KINASE SUBSTRATE 3-like, whose amino-acid sequence MESEDNMNLRVASFSCYLDRDKENLIRRISAQETPLVMSSGKSKSPSIKSPFHANISHSKDTQVSLKSARTDSFSYLNTSGENFVFKVPGPIQDPTSAFTFSQDHNSKEGEISVFGADRYFNMKLEYTSGLKREFNKNGSVNRPRLSSNAAQETRSQLGSETSSWASQTTMLRNLPRNDSLTKQKKSTSWRIFPGFGCQVPCFDKKNVKINDQIIPPDITYKNSKGSRTGSDRIFGHITTIPDKKSQKNFIVDKIKLEEEKLEEARNSIEVFGSSISSKGDIAMNLERKLSMLTWDAIPEGKSHQNNIPAASTIGTSTICDDMASDASSDLFEIENISGCINQILASKTDQDDAVSCCMSPTSHYAPSEASIQWSVITASAADYLSILSDTEERCVSISGGIVSRNNNMNPRNTNGGSKEAQKIRPSGLLGCKNQKSVDVADETVCVKVLEKVKQ is encoded by the coding sequence ATGGAGAgtgaagacaacatgaatcttCGTGTCGCCTCGTTTTCATGTTACCTTGACAGAGATAAAGAAAATTTGATTCGAAGGATTTCGGCCCAAGAAACCCCTCTTGTAATGAGCTCAGGAAAAAGTAAGTCCCCTTCAATAAAATCTCCATTCCATGCCAACATTTCACACTCAAAAGACACCCAAGTTAGCCTAAAAAGCGCTCGAACGGATTCGTTTTCGTATCTCAACACTTCAGGAGAGAACTTTGTGTTTAAAGTTCCGGGGCCAATACAAGATCCCACTTCAGCATTCACATTCTCTCAAGATCACAATTCAAAAGAAGGAGAAATCAGTGTTTTTGGTGCTGACAGGTACTTCAACATGAAATTGGAATACACGTCAGGGCTGAAACGTGAATTTAACAAAAACGGGTCGGTGAATCGACCCCGGCTTTCATCGAATGCAGCTCAAGAAACTCGTAGCCAGCTTGGTTCTGAAACAAGTAGCTGGGCTAGCCAAACAACAATGCTGAGGAACCTCCCGAGAAACGATTCACTAACTAAGCAGAAAAAATCCACCAGCTGGAGAATTTTCCCCGGATTCGGTTGCCAGGTGCCGTGTTTCGACAAGAAAAATGTCAAGATCAATGATCAGATCATCCCACCCGACATCACATACAAGAACTCAAAGGGCAGCCGAACCGGATCAGATCGAATATTCGGTCATATCACCACCATCCCGGACAAAAAATCACAAAAGAATTTCATCGTAGACAAAATCAAGCTTGAAGAAGAAAAGTTAGAAGAGGCGAGAAACTCCATCGAAGTATTTGGATCAAGCATTTCATCAAAGGGAGACATAGCCATGAATTTGGAAAGAAAACTCTCAATGTTAACATGGGACGCCATTCCAGAAGGGAAAAGCCATCAGAATAATATCCCAGCTGCCTCTACTATCGGAACCAGCACAATTTGTGACGATATGGCTAGTGATGCAAGCTCCGATCTCTTCGAAATAGAGAATATCTCGGGATGTATAAATCAAATATTAGCCTCAAAAACAGATCAAGATGATGCTGTTTCTTGTTGCATGAGTCCTACATCACATTATGCACCAAGTGAAGCCAGTATTCAATGGAGTGTCATTACCGCAAGCGCTGCAGATTACTTGTCGATTCTGTCAGACACCGAAGAAAGATGTGTTAGCATTTCAGGTGGCATAGTTTCAAGAAACAACAATATGAATCCAAGAAACACAAATGGAGGGAGCAAGGAAGCACAAAAGATTCGGCCAAGCGGGCTTTTAGGATGCAAGaatcagaaatcagttgatgtTGCCGATGAAACAGTGTGTGTTAAGGTTCTGGAAAAGGTAAAACAATAA